ATCCAGATCATGATGTCAACAAGCGATGATACCATGTCTGCAGAGGAGACAGGACGGATAACATCATGTGACTGTTTTACCAGGTGATCCAAAAGTGTCACATGTCATAGAACCAAGCTGATCTGGCAGATGCAGCCATGTAAAGATACAGTACCAGTATCCCGCAGGATGTGAAGTGGTATCATGTGACACGGGGCGATGGCTCTGGtggtatcacgtgattcaaATAGTCCGACAGCCCACTGACATCACGTTTTTCAAGTGGGATCATGATCCTAAGGGTGTAATAATACACACGTATGAGACGTGGTCTTCAAAGCGCCATGATACGACATTGGATCAGGCACATTTTCCAACTTGTGATTGTTTACCTATGATGCTCGGAATCATATGGCtttgtcatgtgacttcCTCATGGCGATACTCACAACAACGCTCTTATCTTTCACGCATTCAATTTTGCTGGCGAATTCCTCGTTGAATTGGTTCCAGCCCACCTTTAGCACCGCCTCGACCGGGTTTCCGTCTCCATCTGTTTTTGTGATTGTCGAGCCTTCGCAAAAGGGCACAAACTCCGAGTAATGTTGGACGTCGGAGACCACTCCGTAGATGAGACCTGGGGGGTAGTTGAATCGTTGTGTCACGGAAAAGGTGGTTGGTTCATTGGAGggaaaggagaagaagtgcCGACATTGGTAGTGTTGCGATGCAGAGAGAATGGAGGTGGTTCGGCAGCGTAGACCGGCCAACATGTCGGGTTTATGATGCTGGTGTTGGTTGAGATGTCTGGAAGCTTTTTGTCACAGCGCAATATATGCATGATTGGTGGACTTGTGAGAGACAAATGTGTGAGACCTAGTTTAACAATTAtcccaaccccaactcAACTAATCTCCCACCGCCAACTAAACCCAACTTTAGCTCCGTTCATGCACACTGATTAAATAAATCTCAGACACGGCGCGGTCAGGTCacaccacagacacactACGATATCTTCACAGCCAGCATGTCCATCGATCTAGACTGGGATGGAATGATCAACAGTGATGAGATCGATGTTGCCGAATGGCTGCGCTCGCTTCTGGACAAGcagttccagcagctcgaccTGCCTCGGAACATTCGGTCCGTGTCCATCACCACTCTGAGTCTTGGAACGATCCCTCCCGAGCTCGAAATCAAGCACATCAGCGACCCGTTCCCCGAGTTCTACGCGGAGGAAGAAGCGGCTGCCGACTCGCACTACTTGCCGCCGTTACACCCCCCGCAACAGCGCAGATCGGCACCCAGCACCCCCCACAtccacacaaacacaaccaacCCGATTGATCGAGGGATAGCGTCATATTTCCACCCCCTTGGCAGTGCTCCGCTCATGTCCGGGCTCAGAACGCCCCTTAACATTCCCTCCTGGGCCACAAATGGACACACACGAACCAGCAGTCGGTTGCCTCTCAACACGCCGATTGAAGCCGAAATCGTCGAGTCTGTGCGTGAATCAACAGCCCCAAGGACGCCGGAGGAACGCGAACAACAACCGGTACCGGAGGACCGCGAAGACGATCTTCAGGTGCTGTTTCGAGTCAAGTACACCGGTGATATCCGTATCGGAGTCGAGGCTACTTTACGGCTAAACTATCCCTCGGACGACGTAGTGTTGCTTCCCATGAAACTCCATCTGTCGCATATCAACATCAACTCGCTGGCAATAATGGCATACATTAAAAAGTCCATTTATCTGAGTGTTATTTGCGACCTGGACGACTCGGACCATGCTGTGGCACGAACAGGAAGAGAACGACTCGATATCATTCGTGACGTCAAGATTGACAGCGAAATTGGACACCATGATACGAATGGAGCTGCCCTCAGAAACGTCGGCAAGGTGGACCGTTTCATTGTTGACAAGATTAGGTCGCTGCTCAAGGCTGAAATCGCCTGGCCCTCATGGATCAAGGTCAGCATGGAGGATGAGGACAGtgacgatgaagagggAGAGGAAGAGGGGGATCAAGAAGACGAACATTAGATGTATGAGTCATTGGATGGTACGGATAGGGACTAACTGTATATAGTGAAGAACATTTGGATGGTACTACTTTTCAATCATATTGGTGATGGCCTCATAACTTTTGTCATACTATTACTGCTACTTGTTCATTATCTACCATTCTTCTCTGCAAGCATATCGTCGTATCTGAGAATACCGCCGAGCAGCACTGAGGCGCCCTTGGAGCACTGCTCCTGAGTGGAGTACTCGGCGGGATTGTGGGAAATACCGTCTCTGCAGGGAATGAAAAGCATTGCTGTGGGACACACATAAGAGGTGTAGCCTGAGTCGTGTCCTGCACCGGATTGAAGACGTCGGTAGGACATCTTTTCGTGCTTGGCCGACAGCTCGAGGGCCTTCTGACACTCGGGATCAAAGTGCAGGGCAGGAGAGGTCCATTTCATGGAGTGTGTGAAGGTCACGTCTCTCTTtttggcaatctcctccagcttaTCAAAGACGGCcttttccagctcgtccaCCTTGCTCTCGTCCGTGTGTCTGAGATCGATAGAGAAGTTGACTTCTCCGGGAatggtgtttgtggactGGGGCAGTGAGTTGATGATTCCCACGGTTCCCAGACCTCCCAGAGAAACTGCCGTCTCTTCAATTGCCTGGATCATGGCAGCAGCTGCCACCAAAGCGTCACATCGTCGGTTCATGGGGGTTGTTCCGGTGTGGGCCTCTCGTCCAATCACCTCTGCGTCGTACCACCGCATGCCCTGGATACCTTTGACGATTCCCACAtccttctcttctgctTCCAGAATGGGACCCTGTTCGATATGAAGTTCGAAATGGGCAGAGAGGGGCAGATCTTTGTAGCTGGCGGGGGTGGTTCCCTTGAATCCGATTCGTTCCAACTCGGTCACAAATTTGGTATCGGGTTCGTTGACGTCTCGCAGATCATAGGCGTGTTCTTGGGGGATCTTTCCGGCCCACACACCCGAGGAAACCATGGCCTTGGGGAACCGGGCGCCTTCCTCGTTGGTCCAATCAATGACCGCAATGGGTGCATAGGTGGTATGATCGGCTTCGTGGAGAGCTCGGATCACCTCGAGACCGGCAATGACACCGGCAATTCCGTCGTATCGGCCGCCTCGAGGCTGCGTGTCGAGATGCGAGCCCATTCCAATAGGCGGAATGTCGTTGTTCTTTCCAGGTCGAACCGCGAAAATGTTGCCCATGGAGTCCACAGTCACTTTGCAGCCCAGAGCTTCGGCTTCGGCAATGAACCACAGACGCACCTGTTTGTCGTCATCATTGAGAGTGAGCCGGTTCATTCCGCCGTCGTCGGTGGCGCCCCATTGACACGACTCGTGGATCGAGTCCCAGTATCGCTGGCCGTTGGTTTGAGCCTGCAAGTATGTCTGTGCCTGAACTGTTCCGTCCATGCTGAGTGATAGTGTTTAGTTGCGGGTTTTTGTATTGTCTTAGGCGGACGTAATTGAGTGTACTACGGCTGAACAGATCAGACTCAACGATCCTATTTATATCGGACTCTGGATCGCGTTATCGAGCGGGGGTTATCAAGGTTCGAGTATATTTAGCCGCGGTGCAGAGATTATGCAGGCATTCGAGTACCGAATGGGGGGCCAAAAAAGGCGATTCATGGCAGATTTTCTTGCTGAGAACGCTCAATTGACAATGTCTCGGTGACGAATTTGAACGTAAGTGATTTTCTAGTCCACATCTTCTCTCAAATCTGTTCCGTGGTACCCCTAGTTTTGCGAATgaccagtacatactgttgTAATTATAAAGGCATCGTGATATttcttgtacaggtacagtacatgctTACAATGAACTGATCGGAACTCGGTTATGGGACAAGAGGGGCTGGAAATAGCCGCTATCAATGCTTGAATGTACAAATGTTCAATCACTCTTGCAACGACGACTTGATAAGACCTATGTGCAAATCTAACACGACTTCTATACGAGCACCAACAAACCTACaagagctacagtatgatAATCTTGGTGTGTCAAGTTAGTGATGATAGGGAGATCGGAGGTAATGTTGAGTATCCGATACTTGCAGTTTCTTGAGACTCCTGAGACATAATCATTCGACCTATTGTTTTCCCCATGAGAACCCACATCCAATCATACACCGACAACCACTGTAGACAGTTCCATCGCCTTATCCAAGCCGTTGAGTCAGACAGAGTTAGACGTTGGGATTGTTCcgaatgtactgtagagtTGAATGGTTGTTATTGGGAATAGCAGTATGTTTtcagtacgatacttgcGATAAATCTATAACCATGTTTGCAAGTGTCTACTgaaccagtacaagtatatatacacgGTACAGAATACATACACGGTACCTACATACTTAGTCTGACCATTATGAAAACCTACAGAATGAGTAAACTGTACAGAATAGACCCTTCTGTTCATCTGGGCAGAATTACCTTTTTTTCAGAGTATGTTCTTGTAGCTAATATTGTAGCTATCAGCTATATACCCCAATTAGTGACTCCTTTATTTTATACATTTCTGGCGATTTATTCTGCTCTTGTTGATTCTCTTTATTCCAACTCAACCTCGATGCATAATGCACCCCTCACAGATGTCGAAATGTAGGATGTTCGAGAGGAGGAACTGTCACTGAAACGGTGTGAATTTTTAACCGTTGACACTTTGTGTGTCTCAGAACACTTGTCATCAAATTTATACGAGTGCTACCTCTTAATACGCTCGTAAATAGCCGTAATTCCACGCAAATCCAACTCCACGAATTAAGGTTCCAAGAGGTGAGGAGAAGTGGGGGTCAGGCTGTGGAAAATCGGGTAAAAAACGCTCTTGGGTGGTTTTTTGCCTTGTTGAAGGCGTTATCTCGGCTCGGTCGTGCGCGTGGACGCAGAGGCTCCACTCTTGGCGCCATTTAGCCGCTGGACTGTGTGACGTTTCGGTGCAGGAGTGACAGTGAATAGATATGATTTGGGGTGAATTAGGTGAAGtgtggagaaaaaaaaatgaagaaaaaaaatggaaaatcCAAATCAATTTGGAAAAATCTATAATAAATTCGGGGTCAATTATTCGTgcttctacaagtacaagcatCTACGGAAAGTCCCCCTTTTAGGCCATAAAGACCCGTTTTGCCCCCGCTATACGCATAGAACCACGTCcaataaataatatatacatgtacaagtatctaAAAGAGCTCGGCGAGGAGATTCATGACCCCAGACCACCGTCGTTTGGTGAGGATCTCCATGCACAGAACCAGGAAGATGACCTGAGTGATGACCCACGTAAGCAGAACCAGCGAGTTGATGACCACCGTGACAAACACCACCGTCAACCACAGATTGCTGTCTGTTGGAAGCCACGAGACATGCTCAGCCAGGTGTTTGAGGTACagatgtggtggtgaggCGCTGAGATACTGTTCGATCGACCCGCTCGACGTGTTGACGAAAATGTGGAAGATGGCAATATAGAAAAGAAGAACCACTCCCTTTGCGATGCCTTTGCGGACCTGCAAGTTGCGGATGTTGGGCATGATGTGTGAGATGCTAGATGTGCGGGATGTGTGTGATGCGTGTGGGGGGATGAGATGCTGGTCGTCGTCTGGacgctttttttttcttcgtTGATGTGATTTTTGTTTCGAGGCTGGCCCAGGTCGCTGTTTTCGGCTGCTTTTGTGTCCGTGTCcgtgtcgtcgtcggtTTTTGTAAGTGTCTTGTCTTCTTGTCTGAGGTATTTGATGTTGCTATACCGACGTTGCGCCAGGTGCCTGTGACATGCACGATATGTGGGGAATAAAGCGATAAAGCCGAGTTGTTGGGGAGGTGTGCTTTGGCTGCTAAAGGGCTGGAGACGTCGAGGAGAGTGTCGAGGGTGGTCAATAGGAATGAGACTAGTTTAAGTACGGTTGTCGGTGACACCAACGACACTGCCGTCTCCTTTGCTGTTATAtttttccttttcttcttcaggctttttttcttccctGCTCGCACGCTACTTTTGGTCGTGCTATAAGTGTGAGTTTATTCCCCAGTTTTAtggttgaggttgatggAATCAGATAAGTCGAGAGGACgtggaaaaaagaaaaaagaaaacacaTTTACGGAGGAAATATCACATTTTGAGACTCATGATCTGGGTCTGTTCGTTGAGTGGCGGAAAAAAGCCGTTGGCCGTAGTTCTAGAGAGTCCGTCGGGCCCTCGTCACCGACTCTCGAACCTCACAACGTTACTAGCTCGCACTAATGCGGAAACTACTGATGCACGTGTTTACTGCGTTTCCACAACGGCAGGTAGAGAGACGCAGAGCTTCATGGAGCAGCTGCGAGCGCGAGTACGAGCCTGGTGTGAGCAGATCCGTCCAAAAAAACGAGCATTTTACGACTCTGACAGCCATCTTACGGCCGGCGTCCCTTGCTATACTCGTCGAATGCCACTTGGCACACttcccctccccctccGCCCCTATTAGGCGTTGACTGGGGTGGCGCCGTGGGGAAGTGAGTCAGAAGGTCTCGGGACAGCGTTGGAAGCGTGTCGGACAAAACCCTTGTCCAAGACACAGAGCGACTGTACGACGGTCCCGATAGTAACGATCCATAAAGGCCAACCGTAAGACAATGGGACGTCGTATTCGCTACCAGgcatactacaagtatgtacatactgtgcgatactgtacctacGATACTGCACTCAGTGACAACGCGCTGTAGTATAAACAGACAAAACAGCAAGATAAAAACATTCCGGTACTTTCTATAAAgccccttttttttgttctctGATTTAATTAGTGCATTTCACTCACTCCTCTCCACCATCCACACCCTGGAACCTCGGAACTTTGTTGGTGAGCTTAAAATCGCGTTTGCCTGTCTGAATCCACCTACAACTTTAAATGCCAACTCAAACACACCAACCCCAGATTCGAACACACGACCTCCCGTAGTGCCAATTGGGACAGACCCATATAATCAAGTTACCCGGCCGACCCGTCGCTAAAACCCCAGCGTTCATTGGCCAACCGATATTAGAGTAGGCCAACATTGCAGCGAAATCCACACCTTAGTAACAAGACACCAAAATGTTGCCTGGCGGTCCCGTCCCTGTTTTCAAGGTGAGTACGAGCGGCAAGAGACGAGGGAGGTGGTATGACGGTGTTGGACTGTTCGATGGGGAAATCACGGCTTCTCCACATGTTCTGCGACATCCATGGCCCGAAGTTGTGTCATGATCACAGCTGAAGAGATGTGACTGAGAATGGAAGCTACAAAAAGATGTGACAGGAAATGGAAGCGACAAAGAGAAGCGAAGGGAATGAATATGATATGGATGGATCCTTTTAACACGAGCGACCGACCAAACACGACCTGAAACAACACATTCTACTACTCGAAAAAACACCATTCTATTGAGATAACAATGTTGTTTACGGTACCACACCATATCTCCATCACACACCCCACACCCCTTTCGTTACAATTCTAACCCAGAAATACACAGTCGGCTCTAAGGGTATCTGGGAGAAGCTCCGAGTTCTCCTGGCTATTGCCCCTAACCGATCTACCGGTAACCCCATTGTGCCTCTCTATCGAGTCCCCACCCCCGGTTCTCGACCCGAGGCCAATGTCTACCAGGATCCCTCCTCGTACCCCACCAACGACATTGCCGAGAACCCCTACTGGAAGCGAGACCACCGACGAGCATACCCCCAGACCGCCTTTTTCGATCAGAAGACCGTGACCGGTCTGCTCGAGCTCGGCTCTGAGGCTACCCCAAGAATCGCCGACGGCGAGGCTGGAACCAAGGCCCTTGCCAACATTGCTAACGGTGGTGTTTCTTTCACCCAGGCCCTCGGAAAGTCCTCTAAGGACGTTATCTACGGCGAGGTGCTGACCGTCAACGGTCTCCCTCCCGTCGCCCCCACTCTGGCTCCCAAGCAGTGGAAGATCATTGAGGGCGAGGCTGCCATCTACCCCAAGGGCTACCCCTGCCGAACTTTCCACTAAGTGGTTGCATATAGATAAGTTATGAAAACTGGAAAAACGAGACTGGAAGgggagagagaagagagaagagagagagagagagagagagagagagagatggtTGGTGAATCTTGATGTGGAAAACAGTGGAGATGCATGCAATGACTTCAATTCTGGCACATTAcgtagctacttgtatctgCCAAGTATTGAGCAGGTCGGCCTCTGTTCTTGCACCACTCGTGTAGATCGCATGTATACAAGGATGTAAACTGGAGATGTGCGACTCGGAGAGAAAGTGGATTCCGATGAACTTTATGAAGTGTCATGTTggggtgtttgtgttggaaAAGTAGTGGTTAGAGTCCTTTTTTGTGagttactgtagctactttAGTGTCGAAATCCTCACATATCTGCAAATTGAGTCGGTATTATTTTTTCCGATTTTACCCAATTTAATACGAATTAATACGAATTAATTAATAATTATGGATAATCCCCTTTAATTGAAATTAAACCTACTCCCAACCGCTTCAGACACGGCTTTCCGAACCGGTGAGTTTGTTGAGTGAAGCGAAGTGGATCCGAATCTTCAAGTAGGATGAATGATAAATAGATCAACCTGTCACTTTGTAAAATGATAAAGTGAGTCCTTCCGAGTAGAATGCACTTTTCGGATTTTCCACACCTGCTCTACATCACGAGATATCAACCCACCCATGCACAACCCCGCAACTGTATGCTCTCCCCAAAGTTAATCCGTCGGATCAACTGTGGTGGAGCCAACACTAACAAGCTACCAATACGATATAAGGGTTAGTTCCCGCTCTccttcatcatcatctctcCATCAATGTCTGTCAACGCCACGTCTCTCTCTTCATTCAACGCCAACCACGAGCTCTACGACAAGGCTCGGCCTTCGTTCCAGCAGGATGCCGTCAAGTGGCTGATTGACACTGCTGGGCTGCACAAGGGCTCcaaggtggtggaactGGCCGTGGGCACCGGCAAGTTCACCAAGTCGATCATCAACAATGGCTATGATCTGGTTGCGGTCGAGCCCAGCGAGGGAATGCTGACCTccttcaagaagaacttccCCCAGGTCGAAGCCAAGATCGGATCATCCTACGAGACTGGCATTGAAGACCAATGGGCCGATGCTGTCATTGTGGCGCAGGCATACCATTGGTTTGCCGACCACAAGTCGCTTGAGGAGCTGCATCGAATTACCAAGCCTGGAGGAAAGCTCGTGTTCATTTGGAACATTGAGGTGCTAGACAAGCTGTCTCCGTCTCATTGGCAGAAGATCTCCACCGAAAAGGTGTGGTCATACGACGTCAACGTTCCGCAGTACCGCCATGACAAGTGGCAGGATTCTTTCAAGAACCAGACGTGGTTCAAGATGCCCTACCAGGAAAAGATTCTGCCCTACCAGCTGAGTTACTCGGACGAGGACATGTGGAACTACTGGGAGTCTCGCAGTTATATCACTGCTTTGGACGGGCCTGAGAAGGCCAAACTGAAGGAGTTCATCGAGGGTGTTGTTTCCAAGGCTCCCAAGGAAGAAAGAGATTCTGAGGGCAAGCTGGTGGCCGACCGAGGTACTCATGTGGTTGTTGCCACGCGAGTATAAACGAGtaagagtacagtacgaggagaagattgaaGTACTAAAGTGAACAACTGAGTAATGAGAAAGTATGTGCTCCATCATTGAGGTATTTGAACAAGTAGCTAAGCATAGCTTGCCAGGGCGGTCATGGGCGATCAACGTATCAGCAAGACTTGTGTTTTAGTTCAATTCTAGCTGCATGTTCTTTATGA
The Yarrowia lipolytica chromosome 1A, complete sequence genome window above contains:
- a CDS encoding uncharacterized protein (Compare to YALI0A02563g, similar to Saccharomyces cerevisiae COQ10 (YOL008W); ancestral locus Anc_6.36, weakly similar to uniprot|Q08058 Saccharomyces cerevisiae YOL008w hypothetical ORF), encoding MLAGLRCRTTSILSASQHYQCRHFFSFPSNEPTTFSVTQRFNYPPGLIYGVVSDVQHYSEFVPFCEGSTITKTDGDGNPVEAVLKVGWNQFNEEFASKIECVKDKSVVSSAPDHSMFNVLYSKWTISPSQISENACNVKLDLEFQFKNAMYNMVSSQFAPAVSQVMVDAFTKRAHAVALQEKRKVN
- a CDS encoding uncharacterized protein (Compare to YALI0A02585g, weakly similar to uniprot|Q92328 Saccharomyces cerevisiae YOL009c MDM12 involved in mitochondrial inheritance, similar to Saccharomyces cerevisiae MDM12 (YOL009C); ancestral locus Anc_6.37), with the protein product MSIDLDWDGMINSDEIDVAEWLRSLLDKQFQQLDLPRNIRSVSITTLSLGTIPPELEIKHISDPFPEFYAEEEAAADSHYLPPLHPPQQRRSAPSTPHIHTNTTNPIDRGIASYFHPLGSAPLMSGLRTPLNIPSWATNGHTRTSSRLPLNTPIEAEIVESVRESTAPRTPEEREQQPVPEDREDDLQVLFRVKYTGDIRIGVEATLRLNYPSDDVVLLPMKLHLSHININSLAIMAYIKKSIYLSVICDLDDSDHAVARTGRERLDIIRDVKIDSEIGHHDTNGAALRNVGKVDRFIVDKIRSLLKAEIAWPSWIKVSMEDEDSDDEEGEEEGDQEDEH
- a CDS encoding uncharacterized protein (Compare to YALI0A02607g, similar to uniprot|Q8VUL6 Pseudomonas species N- carbamyl- L-cysteine amidohydrolase), whose amino-acid sequence is MDGTVQAQTYLQAQTNGQRYWDSIHESCQWGATDDGGMNRLTLNDDDKQVRLWFIAEAEALGCKVTVDSMGNIFAVRPGKNNDIPPIGMGSHLDTQPRGGRYDGIAGVIAGLEVIRALHEADHTTYAPIAVIDWTNEEGARFPKAMVSSGVWAGKIPQEHAYDLRDVNEPDTKFVTELERIGFKGTTPASYKDLPLSAHFELHIEQGPILEAEEKDVGIVKGIQGMRWYDAEVIGREAHTGTTPMNRRCDALVAAAAMIQAIEETAVSLGGLGTVGIINSLPQSTNTIPGEVNFSIDLRHTDESKVDELEKAVFDKLEEIAKKRDVTFTHSMKWTSPALHFDPECQKALELSAKHEKMSYRRLQSGAGHDSGYTSYVCPTAMLFIPCRDGISHNPAEYSTQEQCSKGASVLLGGILRYDDMLAEKNGR
- a CDS encoding uncharacterized protein (Compare to YALI0A02629g, no similarity); this encodes MPNIRNLQVRKGIAKGVVLLFYIAIFHIFVNTSSGSIEQYLSASPPHLYLKHLAEHVSWLPTDSNLWLTVVFVTVVINSLVLLTWVITQVIFLVLCMEILTKRRWSGVMNLLAELF
- a CDS encoding uncharacterized protein (Compare to YALI0A02651g, similar to uniprot|P19968 Neurospora crassa NADH- ubiquinone oxidoreductase 21.3 kDa subunit (EC 1.6.5.3) (EC 1.6.99.3)), whose product is MLPGGPVPVFKKYTVGSKGIWEKLRVLLAIAPNRSTGNPIVPLYRVPTPGSRPEANVYQDPSSYPTNDIAENPYWKRDHRRAYPQTAFFDQKTVTGLLELGSEATPRIADGEAGTKALANIANGGVSFTQALGKSSKDVIYGEVLTVNGLPPVAPTLAPKQWKIIEGEAAIYPKGYPCRTFH
- a CDS encoding uncharacterized protein (Compare to YALI0A02673g, similar to CA1925|IPF18587 Candida albicans putative methyltransferase), encoding MSVNATSLSSFNANHELYDKARPSFQQDAVKWLIDTAGLHKGSKVVELAVGTGKFTKSIINNGYDLVAVEPSEGMLTSFKKNFPQVEAKIGSSYETGIEDQWADAVIVAQAYHWFADHKSLEELHRITKPGGKLVFIWNIEVLDKLSPSHWQKISTEKVWSYDVNVPQYRHDKWQDSFKNQTWFKMPYQEKILPYQLSYSDEDMWNYWESRSYITALDGPEKAKLKEFIEGVVSKAPKEERDSEGKLVADRGTHVVVATRV